From Alienimonas californiensis, a single genomic window includes:
- a CDS encoding disk-shape morphogenesis protein volactin — protein sequence MSTTTRPAATRPCLTVLDLGVHRFRSLRRSGGRTIGRSCRAAYGVLPDSPARRRLLEQVGLNFATTRAAEGEESELLLFGDAADEYAKLFGTPPLALLPDGKVPTDDPPARQIVAALIDSLLPDPVSDEEPVKVIFPGGEADREFLSRVIRLRGYEPQAVDPAEAFAAATMPATGFRGLALICGADRWELAAVLGGKVVARCVAEGGTTALDRRRAEDRVEVVYERDGEKYLDVDACRRTRETFAGTLLAPQGEEERAIAELHAAALGELFAEAARRFSGEPSLRHIHKSLPVFCGGGGGRIAGFAELVERELADAQFPLPLGPVTAVKADDYLTARGALILAELDNAAPVDAPLAAAA from the coding sequence ATGTCCACCACGACCCGGCCCGCTGCGACCCGGCCCTGCCTGACGGTTCTGGACCTGGGCGTTCACCGCTTTCGGTCGTTGCGTCGCAGCGGCGGCCGCACGATCGGCCGCAGTTGCCGGGCCGCCTACGGCGTGTTGCCGGACAGCCCGGCCCGGCGGCGGTTGCTCGAACAGGTGGGCCTGAACTTCGCCACCACCCGGGCGGCGGAGGGCGAGGAGAGCGAACTGCTGCTGTTCGGCGACGCCGCCGACGAGTACGCCAAGCTGTTCGGCACCCCGCCGCTGGCCCTGCTGCCGGACGGGAAGGTCCCGACCGACGACCCGCCGGCCCGGCAGATCGTCGCGGCCCTGATCGATTCCCTGCTGCCGGACCCCGTCTCCGACGAGGAACCGGTGAAGGTGATCTTCCCCGGCGGCGAGGCGGATCGGGAGTTCCTGTCCCGGGTGATCCGGCTGCGGGGCTACGAGCCGCAGGCGGTCGACCCCGCCGAGGCGTTCGCCGCCGCCACGATGCCCGCCACGGGCTTCCGCGGTCTGGCCCTGATCTGCGGGGCGGACCGCTGGGAACTGGCCGCGGTGCTGGGCGGCAAGGTCGTCGCCCGCTGCGTCGCCGAGGGCGGCACGACCGCCCTGGACCGCCGCCGGGCCGAGGACCGGGTCGAAGTCGTCTACGAGCGGGACGGGGAGAAGTATCTCGACGTGGACGCCTGCCGGCGGACGCGGGAGACGTTCGCCGGCACGCTGCTGGCCCCGCAGGGCGAGGAGGAGCGCGCCATCGCCGAGCTGCACGCCGCCGCCCTGGGCGAACTGTTCGCCGAAGCCGCCCGGCGGTTCTCCGGGGAGCCGTCGCTGCGCCACATCCACAAATCCCTGCCGGTCTTCTGCGGCGGCGGCGGCGGCCGGATCGCCGGCTTCGCGGAACTGGTCGAGCGCGAACTGGCCGACGCCCAGTTCCCCCTCCCGCTCGGCCCGGTCACGGCGGTGAAGGCGGACGACTACCTGACCGCCCGCGGCGCCCTGATCCTCGCGGAGTTGGACAACGCCGCCCCCGTCGACGCCCCCCTCGCCGCCGCCGCGTAG